TAAGTATACACCAGGAAACTGTTGTTTACAATCATCTTTCAATTTTTACTCAGCTAAATACATACCGGTTCATAAACTAAAACCATTTCATGTAATTCCTTTTTAGGGTTCATTCCAACCAACTTTTCGCTATAGAAACCATCCTCATATAAAAAGTGTGGCAAAGAAACAAGAAGGGGAACACCTATGATATAAAGAGGGACATTATATTAGCTTTGAAGTATTCCTAACACATCAAACCCACTGTCGAGTTTTAACCCAATTGCCTTATTCTACCCACAtagtgtttcatacacctcatacttaCTATCAAGTTATAATTGTGTTGTATTCAAACACtacatgctcactgtcaagtcaTAACATAGGTGCCGTCTCATTCATAACAGCACACAATAGAATAATTACCATAGTAACAGCTGCTGACAAGGATTGCCCCTGAATGTTGGCAAACTGTGTGATTTAAATCAGCACAGAAGCATGAGTTGTCTTCATTAATCAGAGGTGATTGGAATATCTCAGGAGGAACTGAATATTTCCAGCCCTTTATACCTTCCACAGTAAAGTCAGATTCATATACAGCATGCAGAGATCTAGGAattaagtaacatttattattattaattttgatttttattatcacttttttattctcagTTAGACACCTTGACTGGTTATAATAAAGGTGTCTTATTGACcactttttataataacttgTGTAGTACAGCttgtctgtttattttataagttttcatttgtttataaagttaagGTCCTATGGTAAGGTACACCAAGAGAACAGATTTAGGCCATTACCCAAAATACATAAGTTTGAAcgtaagtttttaaacttttgtaaaagaCAATATGTATCATACATTTGAGAAAGATAACTGCATGGTtgagttaaaataataaatggtAAAGTATTGTATTCAATCTTACCTGCACATTTCATCAATGAAAAAGTAGGTTGGCTTGCTTTTGTCCATAAATGGATGAGTCATAGTGCCATCTATGAcaaaacaaatgaataaataaatagcaaTCTTACTGTatagttataatataataaagaaGTAGTAATCTGTTGTATTGATAAGGTAATTTTCTTATCAGCTGATGTTTTTCAACAGTAAAATAGGTTTTTGGAAATATAAGAACACTTAAGGTACTTTTTTGGTATATAAAGCTTTTCTGGTATATAAACTCAATGTATAGTTAGATTAAGCTACAAAATGCATTGTTATACTGGTTACCTGTTCCATTGATCATGTTGCATGTCTCTCCAAACCAGTACGGCAGTTCACtgcaaaaataataagtttcattatGTCACACTGCGACACAATTGTAAGAATGTAGTGTTGTATTCAAAAGGTACCAGATTCAAAGCTCAGTGATACTGTTCTAACccagaaagttacatatgctATTCTGCAAGAAAACACCATCATGCATGgatatgtttcatttttacctcatatttctatattttgtgATCTCATTGTTAAGATGAGGAAAATGTCTGCCTGTATAAACTTGGTAATCTCTCCAACCTCTTGACTGGTTTGTCTGTTGAATGAAAGCCAAGATAAAATATAGATGATGTTTCAATGacatatgagtgaggtcctgtGACACGACATCAGAGGTCCTTAGAAATGGGTCAAAGTTGGCCcaataccccaacacccagagtgcTGCTGCATGGACCTTACCAGATGTTAAAGACTGGCAAGAATTGTAGTATATGAGTTTTTATGCCTTATGTAGACTGGCACTCTACATAAATGCACTGAAATTACATAATTATCCTGTAATTTATGTTCTATGCTATACGGTTGATGTTCTACAGTGCAGTAAGACACAGTCACACGGACATAGGATTTTAACCTGAACGCATTACCCTTAACGTTCTATTCTTTCTTACTTACCAACAAGAATAAACCAAACACATCATCCGATCCAGGagcaataatatttaacaaagcTGTCAATAGTGGGTCTTGAAACCCAAACAAATACTCCCCTACTGTCATTGTAAATAGGATCTCTGAATCTGTGTCTCTTATTAGTTTATTAAAGACTGTATAAATTGCATCTCTTGCTGGGCCTTCTTCAAATATATGGTCAATTAAACCAGGTAGCAACTGAAACAAGAACAAAAGATGTTAATTGCCTACtttggaaatataaaaaaatattaactgtcCCCTTCTTTTTgcaaattgcaaaaaaacaatctgCTTATATAGTGGGGAGGTTTTTTTCTCGGCTAATTAGTTAGATCTACTGGATTAGAGTGATTAAGTGACTTGTCCAAAGACATTCACATCCAAAATTAGATTCCATTGTatgaatatataattaaatcaGAGGGTAATAATTGCAAATATAGTATTTTTGCTTTTGAACTATTAGTTACCAAGCCTATTGGGTTATTAAGTGACTTGGCAAAAGTACTCCATTGTATGCTTGCATTATTAAATCAAAGGGTTATAATTGCAAATGCCATTCAGTAAAAAAGCCTACTGATCAACCATAGAACTAGCTACAACTTACAgctataataaagtttaaagttgTAACAACATCAGTTTCACTTCCATTGCTTCGTTCCTGGTCAAATGTAAAGATAGCAGTTTGTCTGTAATATACTTGCTCTGgatatgttttgttaaactCAAGATATTGAATGTTGTCTTTCGCCAAAAACTCCCTGAAAAGTTTCAAATAATATTTGGATTACAGCGccttaaaaataacataaataattaaaattttgactTATATTTTGATGTTTGATTATGTCTGTCATTTTCTTAAACCTACACATTGTAGGCTATATACATTCTGCAATTGTTTGTATGTGTTTAGGGAGttttacggttttatagtgaATATATATCTCTATTAGCCTACTTTACCAACCTTATATCCCCTTCTATTCTAAACATAGCTTAATAAATATGGCCCATGGTATATCTGTATAAGTGATTTGGGCAAAACAGTAGGCTACATATCTACTTTTAACAATCAATTTCTTAATTCAATTTGATCCACTATGTGTTATAACATCTACATTTTTATTCTGATAAAGATACAGAGTTGGGTATTAACAGTTTTGTTCACAAAGAGTGCCTGTAAGTATAAGGTCCAATTTCCTGCAGAACTGGCTTCACATATTTCCCTGGTTTTTGAGCCAAGAATTCctctttgtttgttacattgaAAAGATAAAAGCTTCGGTAGACTGGAGTTTTGACATCATACCAGTTTAAATTGTACATCACTGTGCCTGGAACAACTGCAACTTgctaaaaataagaaaaaatgttatattattaccTTACAATGAGAATAAAGTGTACTgaaacaccatgtgtgtctggtacCTATGATACACATGTTATACCTCAATAAATAGtatgaggtgtttgaatacatcatatgtttgcctggtgtataataagacacccatgttgtaacttgatagtgagcataaggtgtatgaatataccatgggTGTATGGTACATATAAtttacatgttataactcaacagtgggcatgaggtacACAAATACATCATGTGAGTCTGGTgtaatacacccatgttataactcaaaagAGAGCGTGGTAGGCCTTGTGTACGAATATGCCATTGGTGTCTGGTACATATGatacacatgttataactcggcaGAAGTAATGAAACTATTTACAATATAGCAGACATAAAACTTAGTATTAATCAACTCTTACCTTTGATATAACATGATCATACAGAATATCAAACACTGTCATTAAAATCCCACCCAATACAACCAACACTGCTCCAATCAGACCACTTGAAATGATTTGACATTTCTTACCACAACATCCACTTGCCTTCATGTTTAAGCCCCTATCTGAATATTACAAGTATATTTTATGGTGCACTACAATAAACAATGTGACAAGATAAAGCAGAAGGAATGTAATTAATTCTGTCGGggataataaaagaaaaggtataacagaaaaaataacaaaaagataataacaaaaagttaaattttacattagatactttttaaatttacatttttccaAAGCTTTCTGTTTCTAATTAATAAGATACATGATACTGataaaatctatttattttcTATCACATATGAAgtgcatatttttttactttatctcCACTTGAcaacaaaaacttgttttaccGGGTTTAAGTCTTGCCCTATGGCAAACTAAAGTTGGaccaaataataaaactaaaataggaacctatatatatattaaaatattcctaGTAGCAAAAgcaatttaacatttttaaacgcTATGTATTCAACTGCAGTTGACACCTAAATGTGCCTTTTATTACAGTTatcattaaacaaaaattgcagACAACTGCAGCGACACGCTAGTACCTGGTAATCAAAATGTT
The DNA window shown above is from Ciona intestinalis unplaced genomic scaffold, KH HT000075.2, whole genome shotgun sequence and carries:
- the LOC100185733 gene encoding platelet glycoprotein 4-like isoform X1; its protein translation is MKASGCCGKKCQIISSGLIGAVLVVLGGILMTVFDILYDHVISKQVAVVPGTVMYNLNWYDVKTPVYRSFYLFNVTNKEEFLAQKPGKYVKPVLQEIGPYTYREFLAKDNIQYLEFNKTYPEQVYYRQTAIFTFDQERSNGSETDVVTTLNFIIALLPGLIDHIFEEGPARDAIYTVFNKLIRDTDSEILFTMTVGEYLFGFQDPLLTALLNIIAPGSDDVFGLFLLTNQSRGWRDYQVYTGRHFPHLNNEITKYRNMSELPYWFGETCNMINGTDGTMTHPFMDKSKPTYFFIDEMCRSLHAVYESDFTVEGIKGWKYSVPPEIFQSPLINEDNSCFCADLNHTVCQHSGAILVSSCYYGVPLLVSLPHFLYEDGFYSEKLVGMNPKKELHEMVLVYEPTTGMIIKTESRIQLNIYMKPNKKVKALNKIQEEFGFPLLWLNENAVLQPSEASWFSKLLYKVDDVVILLQVLICVLGAALMSLSLLCYLRCRKAYKTTKRAGSRKNLIIGQYNKDAELPTVTQNCVKF
- the LOC100185733 gene encoding platelet glycoprotein 4-like isoform X2, encoding MKASGCCGKKCQIISSGLIGAVLVVLGGILMTVFDILYDHVISKQVAVVPGTVMYNLNWYDVKTPVYRSFYLFNVTNKEEFLAQKPGKYVKPVLQEIGPYTYREFLAKDNIQYLEFNKTYPEQVYYRQTAIFTFDQERSNGSETDVVTTLNFIIALLPGLIDHIFEEGPARDAIYTVFNKLIRDTDSEILFTMTVGEYLFGFQDPLLTALLNIIAPGSDDVFGLFLLTNQSRGWRDYQVYTGRHFPHLNNEITKYRNMSELPYWFGETCNMINGTDGTMTHPFMDKSKPTYFFIDEMCRSLHAVYESDFTVEGIKGWKYSVPPEIFQSPLINEDNSCFCADLNHTVCQHSGAILVSSCYYGVPLLVSLPHFLYEDGFYSEKLVGMNPKKELHEMVLVYEPTTGMIIKTESRIQLNIYMKPNKKVKLLYKVDDVVILLQVLICVLGAALMSLSLLCYLRCRKAYKTTKRAGSRKNLIIGQYNKDAELPTVTQNCVKF